A portion of the Sphaerochaeta pleomorpha str. Grapes genome contains these proteins:
- a CDS encoding site-specific DNA-methyltransferase: protein MTIEQKHIDELLPADYNPRKDLKSGDAEYEKLKRSIEQFGYVEPVIWNRTTGRVVGGHQRLKILRDAGHTELECVVVDLSEDKEKALNIALNKISGEWDKDKLALLITDLQGLDFDVSLTGFDPAEIDDLFKDSLADGVHDDDFDVEAELEKPALTKSGDLWKLGRHRLVCGDSTKAETFELLMAGAKANLVVTDPPYNVNYEGSAGKIKNDNMAGDAFLQFLLDAFTNTAKHMADDASIYVFHADTEGLNFRKAFCEAGFYLSGTCIWKKQSLVLGRSPYQWQHEPVLFGWKKKGKHLWYTGRKESTIWEFDKPKKNGEHPTMKPVALLAYPIMNSSMSNTLVLDPFGGSGSTLVACEQTERSCATIELDEKYCDVIVRRYIELTGSTSGVTVQRDGLDYPYEVVASQEAQDG from the coding sequence ATGACCATTGAACAGAAACACATCGATGAGTTGCTGCCTGCTGACTACAACCCGCGCAAGGACCTTAAGAGCGGCGATGCCGAGTATGAGAAGCTCAAGCGCTCCATCGAGCAGTTCGGCTACGTCGAACCGGTGATCTGGAACAGGACCACCGGCCGGGTCGTAGGGGGCCACCAGAGGTTGAAAATCCTCAGGGATGCCGGGCACACCGAGCTCGAGTGCGTGGTCGTGGATCTCTCCGAGGACAAGGAAAAGGCCCTCAACATTGCACTGAACAAGATCAGCGGCGAGTGGGACAAGGACAAGTTGGCCTTGCTCATAACCGATCTGCAGGGTCTGGACTTCGACGTATCGCTCACCGGCTTCGACCCGGCAGAGATCGACGACCTGTTCAAGGACTCGCTTGCCGACGGTGTGCACGACGACGACTTCGACGTGGAAGCAGAACTGGAAAAGCCAGCGCTCACCAAGAGTGGGGACCTGTGGAAACTGGGAAGGCACCGCTTGGTATGCGGGGACAGCACCAAGGCCGAGACATTCGAGCTGCTCATGGCGGGTGCCAAGGCGAACCTGGTGGTCACCGACCCACCCTACAACGTCAACTATGAGGGCTCGGCCGGCAAGATCAAGAACGACAATATGGCAGGCGATGCTTTTCTGCAGTTCCTGCTCGATGCCTTCACGAACACCGCAAAGCACATGGCCGACGATGCCTCCATCTACGTATTCCATGCCGATACCGAGGGACTGAACTTCCGTAAGGCCTTCTGTGAGGCGGGTTTCTACCTCTCGGGCACCTGCATCTGGAAAAAGCAGTCGCTGGTGCTCGGCCGCTCGCCCTACCAGTGGCAGCACGAGCCGGTGCTCTTCGGATGGAAGAAGAAGGGCAAACACCTGTGGTACACCGGGCGCAAGGAATCGACCATCTGGGAATTCGACAAGCCCAAGAAGAACGGCGAGCATCCCACGATGAAGCCGGTGGCCCTCCTGGCCTACCCGATCATGAACTCCTCGATGAGCAACACGCTGGTGCTCGACCCGTTCGGCGGCAGCGGCAGCACCCTGGTCGCCTGTGAGCAGACCGAACGGAGCTGTGCCACCATCGAGCTGGATGAGAAGTACTGCGACGTCATCGTCAGGCGCTACATCGAACTCACCGGCTCGACGTCAGGGGTGACCGTCCAGCGCGACGGATTGGATTACCCCTATGAGGTAGTCGCCTCCCAGGAGGCCCAGGATGGATGA
- the metK gene encoding methionine adenosyltransferase, whose product MKNYLTSESVCQGHPDKLCDYIADSILDACLSSDAYSRVACEVMATKGRIIVAGEITSRTKVNIRQTVRTALAECGYNPKEFTISVFLHNQSPDIAGGVDTALEIRDAEGKVDELGAGDQGTVYGYATDETPTCIPLPLELSHRICSILDTCRKNGTIMGIRSDGKAQVSVEYENDKPVRVSAVIVSVQHERDKNLDTLKGELIEKVLEPAFIHFPIDAHTRILINPSGRFVEGGPGADTGLTGRKIMVDTYGGLALHGGGAFSGKDATKVDRSGAYMARMIAKNIVSAGLAKRCGVAISYAIGKAEPVAVNVHTFATGRVDDARLAEAVSKVFSLKPKDIIEELGLRSPIYNLTSCYGHFGNSLFAWEQVSERYIEALKGELDHDH is encoded by the coding sequence ATGAAGAACTACCTCACATCCGAGAGTGTCTGCCAAGGACATCCCGACAAGCTGTGCGACTACATCGCCGACTCGATACTCGATGCCTGCCTGAGCAGCGATGCATATTCGCGCGTGGCCTGCGAGGTCATGGCGACCAAGGGCCGGATCATCGTCGCCGGAGAGATCACCAGCCGCACCAAGGTCAACATACGCCAAACCGTACGGACCGCCCTTGCAGAGTGTGGCTACAACCCCAAGGAATTCACCATCAGCGTGTTCCTCCACAACCAGAGTCCGGACATTGCAGGCGGCGTCGATACAGCCCTGGAGATCAGGGATGCCGAGGGTAAGGTGGATGAATTGGGAGCCGGGGACCAGGGCACGGTGTACGGATATGCAACCGACGAGACACCCACCTGCATCCCCTTGCCTCTTGAACTCTCCCACCGCATCTGCAGCATCCTGGACACGTGCAGGAAGAACGGAACCATCATGGGAATCCGCAGCGACGGCAAGGCACAGGTATCGGTGGAGTACGAGAATGACAAGCCCGTCAGGGTGTCCGCCGTCATCGTCTCGGTCCAGCATGAGCGTGACAAGAATCTGGACACCCTCAAGGGCGAGCTCATCGAAAAGGTGCTCGAGCCTGCCTTCATTCACTTCCCCATCGATGCACACACCCGTATCCTCATCAACCCATCCGGCCGTTTCGTTGAGGGCGGGCCCGGTGCCGACACCGGCCTGACAGGTCGCAAGATCATGGTGGACACCTACGGGGGCCTGGCACTCCACGGAGGTGGCGCCTTCAGCGGCAAGGATGCGACCAAGGTGGACCGAAGCGGGGCTTACATGGCGCGCATGATCGCCAAGAACATCGTCTCAGCCGGTCTTGCCAAGCGCTGCGGTGTAGCGATCTCCTACGCCATCGGAAAGGCCGAGCCTGTTGCCGTGAATGTACACACATTCGCAACCGGCAGGGTTGATGATGCCAGGCTTGCCGAGGCAGTGAGTAAGGTTTTCAGCCTCAAGCCGAAGGACATCATCGAGGAGTTGGGGCTGCGCAGTCCCATATACAACCTTACCTCCTGCTACGGCCATTTCGGCAATTCCCTCTTTGCGTGGGAACAGGTGAGCGAGCGGTATATCGAGGCGCTCAAGGGAGAACTTGATCATGACCATTGA
- a CDS encoding P27 family phage terminase small subunit, whose product MAKDGTNRGGARVGAGRKPKALSKKIHEGREARVVQLPEAPELEGADMPEVKYYMTVSQKSGIELDAAEVFQETWDWLKTRRCENLVSSQIIHQYAMAVARWIQCEMAVSEYGFLAKHPTTGAAIASPYVAMSREYMKQVNQIWYQIFQIVKENNATSYQGANPQDDLMERLLTARR is encoded by the coding sequence ATGGCAAAAGACGGTACCAACCGTGGCGGTGCCCGCGTCGGTGCAGGGAGGAAACCCAAGGCTCTCTCAAAGAAAATCCACGAAGGCAGAGAGGCCCGCGTGGTGCAATTGCCCGAGGCTCCCGAGCTCGAGGGCGCGGACATGCCTGAGGTCAAATATTACATGACGGTCAGCCAGAAGAGTGGCATTGAGCTCGATGCTGCAGAGGTCTTCCAGGAGACATGGGATTGGCTCAAGACCAGACGCTGTGAGAATTTAGTCAGCAGCCAGATCATCCACCAGTACGCGATGGCAGTGGCGCGATGGATCCAGTGCGAGATGGCAGTCAGCGAGTACGGCTTCCTCGCAAAGCACCCTACCACAGGTGCTGCGATCGCTTCTCCGTATGTGGCGATGAGTCGTGAATACATGAAACAGGTCAACCAGATCTGGTACCAGATCTTCCAGATCGTGAAGGAGAACAACGCCACTTCATACCAAGGAGCGAACCCTCAGGATGACCTGATGGAACGACTGCTCACCGCACGCCGGTAG
- a CDS encoding HNH endonuclease signature motif containing protein, translated as MCRREGRLTRATVAHHITATRYGGTDDEENLMALCNRCHSALHGRQRDRWNVKR; from the coding sequence CTGTGCAGGAGAGAGGGACGCCTTACACGAGCGACGGTTGCCCATCATATCACTGCCACTAGATATGGTGGTACGGATGACGAGGAGAACCTCATGGCACTATGCAACAGGTGCCACTCAGCCCTCCACGGGCGCCAGAGAGACCGATGGAACGTTAAAAGGTAA
- a CDS encoding DUF1492 domain-containing protein, with the protein MKTKEYLSQAWYLDKRIKTKERQLDWLRSHAVYVSPKLTEVPKAPSIRRSPVEEAVVRITELENEINTSIAQLILLKTEIADAIRSVNSMECETLLEMRYLTFLGWDQIASQLNYSQDYIYHLHRKALGLVRVPSI; encoded by the coding sequence ATGAAAACAAAGGAATATCTGTCACAGGCATGGTATCTGGACAAACGCATCAAGACCAAGGAACGTCAGCTCGATTGGCTCAGAAGTCATGCCGTCTATGTATCTCCCAAACTCACCGAGGTCCCCAAGGCCCCGTCGATCCGGCGTTCCCCTGTGGAGGAGGCGGTGGTGCGGATCACCGAACTGGAAAATGAGATCAACACCAGCATTGCACAGTTGATACTTCTCAAGACAGAAATCGCTGATGCGATCCGAAGTGTCAACAGCATGGAGTGTGAGACGCTGCTGGAGATGCGGTACCTCACCTTCCTGGGCTGGGACCAGATCGCATCCCAACTGAATTACAGCCAGGACTACATCTACCACCTGCATAGGAAGGCGCTGGGGTTGGTGAGGGTTCCTTCTATATGA
- a CDS encoding DEAD/DEAH box helicase, with protein sequence MTYTPHDYQQYASDFIEEHPVAAVLLQMGLGKTVITLTALSNLLFDSFLVRKVLIIAPLRVARDTWPAEIGKWDHLGDLIPSVAVGSTAERITALERKADLYIINRENVQWLIEESALPFDFDMVVVDELSSFKNHRSKRFRALMKRRPVVKRIVGLTGTPASNGLIDLWAQFKILDKGVRLGRFIGAYRNAYFTPDKRSGQVVFSYKPAPGAEERIYQAIEDITISMKAQDHIRMPELVTNEYKISLSGDERMAYERLRKDLVLDASGGQVTAANAASLSGKLLQLANGAVYTDDGKTIALHDRKLDALEDLIEAANGKSVLVAYWFKHDLQRIAGRLEKLGVSFSTLDSSESLLKWNQGKLQAALIHPASAGHGLNLQGGGSFLIWFGLTWSLELYQQTVARLWRQGQKSETVVVQHLITEKTIDERIIKVLSGKALTQNALIEAVKAELTGGSR encoded by the coding sequence ATGACATATACACCGCATGACTACCAACAGTATGCGAGCGACTTCATAGAGGAGCACCCCGTGGCAGCGGTATTACTGCAGATGGGACTTGGCAAAACGGTCATCACCCTGACGGCCCTTTCCAATCTCCTCTTCGATTCATTCCTGGTGCGCAAGGTACTGATCATCGCGCCTCTTCGGGTTGCCAGGGATACGTGGCCTGCCGAAATCGGCAAGTGGGATCACCTTGGGGATTTGATTCCGTCAGTGGCCGTGGGAAGTACCGCCGAGCGAATTACAGCACTCGAGCGCAAGGCTGACCTGTACATCATCAATCGCGAGAACGTGCAGTGGCTCATCGAAGAAAGCGCCCTGCCCTTCGACTTCGACATGGTGGTCGTCGACGAGCTCTCATCGTTCAAGAACCACCGCTCCAAGCGCTTCAGAGCGCTGATGAAGCGCCGTCCTGTGGTAAAACGCATCGTTGGCCTGACCGGTACCCCGGCCAGCAACGGCCTGATCGACCTTTGGGCCCAGTTCAAGATTCTGGACAAGGGTGTGAGACTCGGAAGGTTCATCGGAGCCTATCGTAATGCGTATTTCACCCCAGACAAGAGAAGCGGACAGGTGGTGTTCAGCTATAAACCCGCCCCCGGTGCGGAGGAAAGGATCTACCAAGCGATCGAGGACATCACCATCTCCATGAAGGCCCAGGACCATATCAGGATGCCCGAGCTCGTGACCAATGAATATAAGATTTCCCTCAGCGGCGATGAGCGGATGGCCTATGAAAGACTACGGAAAGATCTGGTGCTCGACGCCTCCGGAGGACAGGTGACAGCAGCCAATGCGGCAAGCCTGTCGGGCAAGCTGCTGCAGCTGGCAAATGGGGCTGTGTACACCGACGACGGGAAGACCATTGCCCTTCACGATCGCAAGCTCGATGCGCTTGAGGACCTCATTGAGGCGGCCAACGGAAAAAGTGTGCTGGTGGCCTATTGGTTCAAGCACGACCTTCAGCGGATTGCGGGGAGGCTGGAGAAGCTGGGGGTATCGTTTTCGACTCTGGATTCGAGTGAAAGCCTTTTGAAATGGAACCAGGGAAAACTGCAGGCCGCTCTGATACACCCAGCCTCCGCCGGGCACGGATTGAATCTCCAAGGCGGGGGGAGCTTCCTGATCTGGTTCGGCCTTACCTGGAGCCTCGAACTCTACCAGCAGACGGTAGCGCGCCTGTGGCGCCAAGGCCAGAAGTCCGAGACGGTGGTGGTCCAACATCTCATCACCGAGAAGACCATCGATGAGCGCATCATAAAGGTTCTTTCAGGTAAGGCACTAACCCAGAATGCTCTGATCGAGGCGGTGAAGGCCGAACTTACAGGGGGTAGCCGATGA
- a CDS encoding VRR-NUC domain-containing protein, which produces MLEKEIELQLVMAVKKMGGRAVKFISPGFDGMPDRLVLLPGGRCGFVEVKAPGKKMRALQQVRHEMLRALGFKAYVLDAREQIEEIINDIYTA; this is translated from the coding sequence ATGCTTGAGAAAGAGATCGAGTTGCAGCTGGTGATGGCTGTGAAAAAGATGGGAGGCCGGGCTGTGAAATTCATAAGCCCGGGCTTCGATGGAATGCCGGACCGATTGGTCCTGCTGCCCGGCGGACGGTGCGGCTTTGTGGAAGTGAAGGCCCCGGGCAAAAAGATGAGGGCACTCCAACAGGTAAGGCATGAAATGTTGAGGGCCCTGGGATTCAAGGCATACGTGCTGGATGCAAGAGAGCAGATAGAGGAGATCATCAATGACATATACACCGCATGA
- a CDS encoding virulence-associated E family protein yields the protein MNDQLIKVALCNRKTDRKYKNQEMTWQAIKDRNANPIRTSETVQEYPRLPRVQRDQLKDQGGFVGGWLKEGIRKNGHVICRMVGTLDADHIDGGEDFPTKVKSSLTGITYFLYSTHSHAPENPRCRIVFPFTREVGEDEYPALMRMVAKQIGIDYFDDSTYQANRMMYWASCPSNGEFLFEAQDGSALDPDKYLGMYHDWKDASQWPVSSRQSEIIQTSMRSQSDPLTKEGIVGVFCRAYHPIDEAIDAFLSGVYALSTQEGRYDYIPADSSAGVVIYDGKFAYSHHASDPACNKTLNAFDLVRVHRFGDDDPKKSFNAMADLASKDERVKLLILHERRMEAEADFVPEEDWKKRLIYETRSTVLKNCVWNLNLILDNDPDLAGFAFNDLAGRIQVTSKMPWDRPVGNNFWRDADTAQLKSLIDIRYGCFSSRNHDVSFTKISDDRHFHPIRDYLNGLPPWDGETRVEELFIQYLKADDTPYVREITRKTFAASVARVYHPGTKFDNVLVLDGEQGIGKSTIVKDLVGSEYYSETLSLADMESKAGAEKLQGVWIAEIGELAGIKKADIEKVKAFFSTSDDQYRPSYGKVVESHPRQCVIIATVNGEHGYLRDITGNRRYWIIKSNLARHKMTWQYSEAYRTQFWAEAKSIWENGEKLYLEGDFLEEAEEVQSEAMEIDVREGYVRNYLDFLLPENWEAMDLYARRAFLSEKDSGMTVKGTVRRTVVCNMEIWCECFGKDPAMISKNDSYAITAIMQKIESWGKYQVTKTGTRYFPIYGKQRAYVFQGTEQSSERSKPVPELVPLDYDAIPF from the coding sequence ATGAACGATCAACTCATCAAGGTTGCACTCTGCAACCGAAAGACCGACCGGAAGTACAAGAATCAGGAAATGACCTGGCAAGCGATAAAGGATCGCAACGCCAACCCCATCCGAACCTCGGAGACGGTACAGGAGTACCCTCGGCTCCCACGTGTCCAACGTGATCAGCTGAAGGACCAGGGAGGCTTCGTCGGAGGATGGTTGAAGGAAGGCATCCGAAAGAATGGTCACGTGATTTGCCGGATGGTGGGAACCCTGGATGCAGACCATATCGATGGCGGAGAAGACTTCCCCACCAAGGTGAAGAGTTCCTTGACGGGTATAACCTATTTCCTCTACTCAACACACAGCCATGCTCCTGAGAATCCCCGTTGTCGCATCGTGTTCCCGTTCACCCGTGAAGTAGGCGAGGACGAGTACCCCGCTCTCATGCGCATGGTCGCGAAGCAGATTGGCATAGACTATTTCGATGACTCCACCTACCAGGCCAACCGCATGATGTACTGGGCGAGCTGTCCATCGAACGGGGAATTCTTATTCGAAGCCCAGGATGGGAGTGCGCTTGATCCCGACAAGTACCTTGGCATGTACCACGACTGGAAGGATGCCTCCCAATGGCCGGTCAGTTCCCGTCAGTCCGAGATCATCCAAACCTCGATGCGTAGCCAAAGTGATCCGCTGACGAAAGAAGGAATTGTGGGGGTATTCTGTCGAGCCTACCATCCGATCGACGAAGCAATCGATGCGTTCCTTTCCGGTGTGTATGCTCTCTCCACCCAAGAGGGAAGGTACGACTACATTCCCGCCGACTCAAGTGCCGGAGTGGTGATCTATGATGGCAAATTCGCCTACTCACATCACGCGTCCGATCCTGCATGCAACAAGACTCTCAATGCATTCGACTTGGTAAGAGTGCATCGCTTCGGGGATGATGATCCAAAGAAATCATTCAACGCCATGGCAGATCTTGCCAGCAAGGACGAACGGGTGAAGTTGCTCATCCTTCATGAGCGCAGAATGGAAGCAGAGGCTGACTTTGTACCGGAAGAGGACTGGAAAAAACGGTTGATATACGAGACCAGGAGCACCGTGCTCAAAAATTGCGTGTGGAACCTGAACCTGATCCTCGACAATGATCCGGATCTCGCGGGGTTTGCTTTCAACGATCTTGCCGGGCGAATCCAAGTCACATCCAAGATGCCATGGGACAGGCCGGTGGGAAACAACTTCTGGCGCGATGCTGATACGGCACAGCTGAAATCCCTCATCGATATCCGCTATGGGTGTTTCTCGAGCCGCAATCATGATGTGTCGTTCACGAAGATCTCAGATGACCGCCATTTCCACCCCATCCGCGACTATCTGAATGGCTTGCCGCCATGGGATGGTGAAACAAGGGTCGAGGAGCTTTTCATCCAGTACCTGAAAGCCGACGATACCCCCTATGTCAGGGAGATCACCCGCAAGACATTCGCCGCCTCTGTGGCGCGCGTCTACCACCCGGGCACCAAGTTCGATAACGTCCTGGTGCTTGACGGCGAACAAGGTATCGGCAAGAGCACGATCGTGAAAGACCTTGTGGGCAGTGAATACTATTCCGAAACCCTCTCTTTAGCCGATATGGAGTCCAAGGCAGGTGCGGAGAAGCTGCAGGGGGTGTGGATCGCAGAGATCGGGGAACTGGCGGGAATAAAGAAAGCCGACATTGAGAAAGTGAAGGCATTCTTCTCCACATCCGACGACCAATACCGCCCCAGCTATGGCAAGGTGGTCGAAAGCCATCCCCGCCAGTGTGTGATCATCGCGACGGTCAACGGAGAACACGGGTACCTTCGCGACATCACCGGCAATCGCCGGTACTGGATCATCAAGTCCAACCTGGCTCGGCATAAGATGACCTGGCAATATTCAGAGGCATATCGGACCCAGTTCTGGGCGGAAGCAAAGTCAATCTGGGAAAATGGCGAAAAACTGTATCTCGAGGGAGACTTTCTGGAGGAGGCGGAGGAGGTCCAGAGCGAAGCCATGGAGATCGACGTGCGCGAGGGTTACGTCAGGAATTACCTCGACTTTCTGCTCCCCGAGAACTGGGAAGCGATGGACCTCTATGCACGACGTGCATTCCTTTCGGAGAAGGACAGCGGCATGACGGTAAAGGGGACCGTCAGGAGAACCGTGGTCTGCAATATGGAGATCTGGTGCGAATGCTTCGGCAAGGACCCCGCCATGATCAGCAAGAACGACTCATATGCGATCACTGCCATCATGCAGAAGATCGAGAGCTGGGGCAAATACCAAGTAACAAAAACAGGAACGCGATACTTCCCGATTTACGGAAAGCAACGCGCCTACGTTTTCCAGGGGACGGAACAATCTTCAGAACGTTCCAAGCCTGTTCCAGAACTGGTTCCATTGGACTATGACGCAATCCCGTTCTGA
- a CDS encoding antA/AntB antirepressor family protein: MSRKTLPCDSQDLCNNDVCHSSERTSPSLDTLIPINYETPTPTVNARNLHIAMQVPTRYNDWFPRMCQYGFVEGKDFYSKASKSIGGRPSMNHEITITMAKELCMLQRSAIGRKFRQYFIAVEEAWNSPEHIMERALQIAHQRALEAQRRIMDLTEENETLEIALNASLQFYTVAKYNKVFGKHWNLAQSQAIGKQLSAFCRSRAIEIRSCETNDERFGTVNSYPITAWDDFLKEIQ, translated from the coding sequence ATGAGTCGAAAAACCTTACCCTGTGATAGCCAAGACCTGTGTAACAATGATGTGTGTCATTCCAGTGAAAGGACATCCCCTTCATTAGATACGCTGATTCCCATCAACTATGAAACCCCAACTCCAACTGTCAACGCGCGGAATCTGCACATAGCGATGCAGGTGCCAACCCGATACAACGACTGGTTCCCCCGCATGTGCCAATACGGCTTTGTGGAAGGAAAGGACTTTTACTCGAAAGCAAGTAAAAGTATCGGAGGGCGTCCGAGCATGAATCACGAGATCACCATAACGATGGCCAAGGAGCTGTGCATGCTGCAGCGCTCAGCGATAGGCCGCAAGTTCCGCCAATACTTCATTGCCGTAGAGGAAGCATGGAACTCTCCCGAACACATCATGGAACGCGCACTGCAGATTGCACACCAAAGAGCACTCGAGGCGCAGCGACGGATCATGGACCTCACGGAAGAAAATGAAACCCTCGAGATCGCCTTGAATGCCTCGCTGCAGTTCTACACCGTGGCGAAATATAACAAGGTTTTCGGTAAGCACTGGAATCTTGCACAATCGCAGGCCATCGGCAAGCAGCTGTCGGCATTCTGTCGGTCACGAGCGATCGAGATTCGCTCGTGCGAAACGAACGACGAACGCTTCGGTACGGTGAACAGTTATCCGATCACCGCATGGGACGACTTCCTGAAGGAGATACAATGA